The genomic interval acttttatttatttaaaaggatattttaacaattatttataattaaaaatatgtaaaaaagaTTGTCCAGGTTGAAAATGGGAGGGGGTGAATCGCGGTCACTGTGGTGCCCGCAATAAGAGCGACTGAAAACTTGGCATCATGGAATGGAGGAGCTGACGTGGATCAGgtaaccaaaaaatatttaattaattaaaaaagtagCCGACGTGGACCTCCCTGCATGAAGGATGATGGAATCAACCGCCCAGATTCGCTCCTCACCTCCACCCTCCTCCGTTTATCTTCCCCACGACTCCTCCTTTCTCACTCCctccaaactctctctctctctagaagtcttcgctttctctctctatatcgTCACCCTCTACGAGCTGCTGGAGAACTAGCagggagagcgagagagaaagagagaggagaaaagagaagatGTTGCTGGGGAAAAGGCCACGTCCCCCGATGAAGAGGACCACCAGCATGACGGAGTTCACCTTGGATCTAAGCATCGGCGAGCCCTCTGATCCTCTGAAAGGCCTCGCCGGAGCGGGCGGTAGCTCCGGCGCCAGGTCGGACCACTCCTTCTTGGCCACCTCCACCGCCTCACAGAACCACCGCCGGAATTCAACCGATTTCATCGACACCGCTCATTTCCTGAGGGCTTGCTCCCTCTGCAAGCGCCGCCTGATCTCCGGCCGCGATATCTACATGTATAGGTaaatctatctctctctcgtgtATTTTTTGTGGTTCAAAGCTGTCGTAGAACTCTGAATTTACGAATAGATCAATTGTAAAGCTCACAAATAGGGTTCTGATTTTGCGCTTTGCAGAGGTGATAGCGCGTTTTGCAGCCTAGAGTGCAGACAGCAGCAGATGGCGCAAGACGAGCGGAAAGAGAGGAGCTTCTTGGCGTCGAAGATGAAGGAAGCTCTGCCGGCCGGCGCCGCCGCCAGATCAGACGTCGTCTCCGCCAAAGGCGGGGCCGCCGCCGCTGTGTGAATTCATTTGTACCGCCACttgtatacatgcatatatatagatgtgtgtGCACGTACGTGGAGCTTGGTGCAGTACTTGGTGATGGATCGATCGATCTATCTGTGTTAATCTGCAAGTTTTGGAACTGTTATCTCATGCAGATCCGTCCTGTATTGTATACAGGCTTGAATctgcgtcttcttcctcaaattTTAGAGCTTGCTCTCGTCGGCATGCATCAATGGAAGAAATTGCAGTTTTAGCTTtcgtttcttttcttcattcatgCTTTATTTTTGCTatgaactaattaaattaattatcttaacaAATGTTTCATCCAAACTTATCATAAGAGGgttcaaaaaatatattgagTTCCATCAccgatttaatttttaattttttgggtcATGATTCCATATCATAAGTTTAAGAATTAAGAGTGGAGAAGATACTTACACGAGATACTCCTCATATTATTATAgcaactaaataaaataaataattattgaatttaaatttaatatataattatcattaattattattaaaagagACTAATGTAATACTTTAATATAaagtttagtaattttttatattttactataaaatttaatgacctTTACgtatttttgtacaaaattctATAATGTTGTTTTATTGTTCGTGTTATTAATCACGTTAATATGTTGTTAGTCTTTTTTAACGATAATTAATAgtaattatgtaattatatactaaattgaaGTATATAATTAGATTACTTAACCTATTAtagtttaattagattttttgtaaaataaataacaattgATAAATGAAAATAGAGTATTTATAGTTtgaatttaaacattttttattaaagcCAGAGGTGATAATATTGTAAATTAATGAtaagcaaaattaattaatcttttaaaCATCAAAACTgaaagtataaataaataataaataatattttggttTTACTTACTTGAAGTGTGTAGTGAAGTCGCGAAGGGAGGATCCTGGGCACCCTGTTAAGATACCCATTGTCCACTAGTTTGAAACATGACAGCATCAGCCACCCAATTACAATAGAAGCTCGTGGAAATAGGAATTTACAACTAATTATTGCACACTGCTACACCCTTTTTACTTTGGAAACTCGACCTCCCTCCTGAGTCCTCGGTTTCAtagtttaaaacatttaatcaattaataaaattatttaattattaaaaattatatacaattggtatatttttttaagatggTAATTGAAAACTCAGTAAATTTCAAGTGAGAtatcaaattttgattaatttaataaatattaaatttaatttataaaatattaatattcatgagagagagagagagagagaaagaagagtaGGTGGGACCCGGGGTGAGTCAGCATTGCACGAAGGGGTCGAAGCCAATGGGAACCGATGGGAGAGGGGTTTACGGACTCCGGTGCTGACACGTGGGTCCCTATAGAATTATTATCACCGTCCCCATTAGGTCTTGTCCACGAACGCCCATTGGCGTCCGGTGCACCCACGCGTACTCAATAATTCCACACCAGACAGTTTCTGCTTCATCTGGGAATCATTTCCGAGACAAaaccttaaaatttttaaggtgTTTTTTCTACGATGTATTTTCAGCATATATAATATGTTGACCATTTTAaggtaaataattaaattctaataaatgtATTAGATAATACATattcattatattttatttttaacacttaaataatttaattaaatatttttgaaaaacaatgcatttattttcaattagtaagagtattttaaaattaaaaataaaatatatttattgccCTCTATCTATTATCTTAAAACAATTAAGATTTGGGTAAAATTTTCATAGTAAAACCTGGCCAATGatataaagatgatatttttatgattgattGTATTCTGATGGATGGGATGATATTTAAAATGTAACAGTGGCACATGAGAAGCAATTAAAGAAAGAATGATTTGGATTCCAAGGAAAGCCAGCCAATCCACCTTTTGAATGGCACAATATCTAAGCCATATGGGGGATGGGATATCAATAAGATATGAGATTCATGCCtaaaaattaagtaaacttGGCTCTCAACTTGACAAGTTGCAGCAAAGAACATTagcactcactcactcactttGGACTTCAGTATTAAAAtatgcttattttctttctatttgaaAGTATCAAATAGGTCATTGTATTATAATCTTAGAACTAATTTGGTTAGAAAAGACAATTAAGTTATTGTACTTtttaattcataattattttgacactctattttaagaaattattgcGCTTTCATATTCGAAATCGATCGCATTAactattataataaatatttttttaagctcatttaatcaagttttaattttattagttttgcCAACTCTATCCCAACTAAAATTATAACCTTGCACAGTTACAAAAACCCAAATTGAAACTTAAATATAGATTGAAAGAATCTCGCACGGTTATAATTTATGTCTCAATTTGACTTTACATCTTAAAGTACAAGATCTTATTTGATACTTTACCAACAAATCTTAAATTTATTGCTAGAGATAAGGTCCCATCTAAATCACCTTTAGAAGATTAACTCGTTTCGGATACGAATGAAAGGAAATGGCCCTAGTAccaaatcaaaataaaccaaaatttgACCCTAATTTCAAACCCAAATCAAATTCAACCAAATGAACCCAAAATTTGACCCAAATCCCAACTGCTTAGATATTTTCGTTGTGGGTTGCTTAGGAAACAATAATTAgtgacttttttatttttttttattttgcttatAGTGAAAGTTGCTTAAATTCGGAATGTGTTGTGTTGGCACCAACAAACAAACAGACGATCCCATAATTATTtacgaaataaataaattaaaattaaaggcATTAATTCAGGGCCACATGCAAGTGGACGCGTGTCCACTTGATCATGGCCCTTCTTCTAAGATCAATCAAACGATATCCCTCCCGTGACggacaattaaaaaaaatctgcTGTGCGTGTCGCCGACTCCAAAGATTCCGTCAGCCAATCAACTCCTCAATTTAATTCGTCTCCTTTTAATAATTATTCTTAGGACGGTAATCCTAATTCCTAAACTATCaataactttaaatttaataaatatattttattttaaatttaatattttatttttattttttaataataaatgctATATCGTATTTTACTCaaataaagattaaatcaaattttcattaataataaataataatagagatattatatgaacttaaaatcaaaatcatcaaacACGTAagtgaatataaaatttttatgtgaaaattttaaatgtaaaaaaattataaataaaatatcactacaaTAATAatgttacaataattttaatgtctagaatatctatttatagatctattatttatctatagatatatatatataagaaatttatataaatttatattttaattaaaagataaattttattaaattataaaaataaatctttaattataaatatattttatttaaaattaaatttaaaatccgAATCACGATGATAAGATATGGGATTGTATACTAATAAAGATTTCGGGCCGGACGCAAACAGGCGGAGAGCCACAGAGAAATTTTTGCGTTGGAATCCAAATCTGGGGGGGTGTTTGGCTTCCGGGAAAATGACGGGGAATATTTCTGTagttttccttccttttctttctctctcatctcatGGAGGATGAAAATGACAGATGGAATGGGTGGGGCCCACGGGTCACTAAAGCTTGCAACTGCTTCCACCTTTACACCTCGGCAGGAGCCAGGAGGCCTCCAAAATTCAATTACAGCGTTTCTTTGTCTTCAAGTTCAACCACTGCTTTCATTGCTTGTACCTTTCCGCTCCCTAATTGTTCGGATTCGGATCCTCCACCCGCCCATTTTCTCTGCCCTTTCCCTTCTTTTATGAGTTCCCTTTCTTCCCATTCCTCGCATCCCCACCCCTTGTGCCCTTCTTGTTTAGAATATAGTTTAGTTtgcccaatatatatatacaaatgtacacacacacacacacacatcaaaTCTAACGATGCCACTTGAcaatttgcattaataaaatttgttaaatttgaatttgtaacTCATCTAATATCAATCTTCTTTCTCAACCaatatttaaatcaatttatgAACTCAATATAAAATGAATTACTTAAAACACTTTCAAATAACATCGAAAATTATCTATACAAATCAATTGAAGTGACTTGATTTATCCAAATCGAATAATAGTAGCTTAAAGTTAAACCTACCACGAGTAATGTCATTACCTAATCGACATGAAGAGCATCTCAAAGTATGGGACAAAGGATCTAGTGCTTTGACTCCCCTTTCTCTCCCTCATGACTAATGTCACTACTTGATCGACATGAAAAAGCATATCAAGGTATGGGACAAAAGATCAAGTGCTTTGACGACGCTTTCCCAAATCAATTGAAGGGGCTTGATTTATCCAAATCGAATAATACCATCTTAAAACTAAGCCTATCACAAGTAAATTTGCTATTTGATCGACGTTAAAGAGCATCTCAAAATATGTGGTAAAGGATCAAGTGCTTTGACTTCCACCCCTCTCTCCCGCCTCCCTCCTTAGGGTTCCACCATAGGTTAGGTTTGAGAGCAAAAATCTCTCTTTAATATTTAAGTCaaacaagataaaaataaaatatatatatatataataaaagttttacagaaaaaaaatacaagagttaatttacttaaaaatgatcaaaatgaatgaataaaatatttataaatatttttttttatatttatacatgagTGATACTTATTTTAAAGAATTATCTCTGGCATTACCTAACAAAACCCTTATCTCAACCCTGTCACTTAAAATCATCTTGAATTTTAAACTACTTCGATGTTTGCATGATTCACTTTATACAAATTATAAGTTTAAGCGTGTAATGAAGCCTCTGGGGCTATATGATTGCCCAAGAGACAAaaaggtaattattttaattccctATGTTTCTTTACATATAGTATGTGGGTTTTACTATCCTCTCAAGTGCATTTAATACCATTTATTATGTTAAActttagtttattattttactaaatCTGAATAATCAAAACTTCATTGGGCCAATTAAAACTAATGCATGCTTTGTTTGGGGagtaatgttattattttttaaaactagaGATGAATAACAGTTCATGTGACAAtcatatgattattttttattgaaaaagatGAAAGGACGACTCAACAGATTTTATTGTAATGTCAACCAAATACTATTATGTGATTATCATATAAACTGTTATTTATCTCTACTAAAAATGAATAACATTACTCTTGTTTGGGTGaccctaataaaaataattgcaaCCTCTAAAAAATGCCTCCccttggattaaaagaaaaatttaaatactcaTATTAGAGATTAAAATGGGGTTTAAGCGAGGTTATAGAGggaaattagaaaatgtttagAAGGTAAGTAATGGGAGCTATTAGTTTAGATGAGAATGAGTGAACAGTTATTCATTATTTACTGGGTGGTTGCCTAATTGATTGAATGATTAATACATGTTATCAATCTTGAAAGTTTAAGGAGGTGTGGCAAAGATGGTGGCTGACGACAAGGTAGGGGCAGCCTGCcacatcttcttctttcatcaTTTGTATTTGTCGAGTTAATTGCATACCTCATCACCAGTTATTATCTCTGTCACACATTTTCCTTCATTCTCTATATCTGTTGCCCGTTATTTCCTATATCTCATCACTGACTGTTTCTTTAGCACACCATCCATCTAGTCCCTTTGCCAATAACTATTTTTGCCAATCCCTGATCCTTTcattctaacccattttcttctttatattTTGCATCACAATCATTAACGTCAACCATTGAAAGAAGAAGTTGTGGCAGATATGGTAGTCAACAACAAGGGTTTCTTAGAGACGAATTACAGAAGATGGAGAGATAATTTAGACATTTTAACTTATGAATATTGGACGCTCTAACTCAATTTTAGTAAAGTATGTAATTAActtataaatatttagtttaataaaaaaaagtcaaaatatagAAGTTTAATGATGAGTTTGGcctaaaaaattacacaaaatgggcagattaaaaaagataaacaaggATGCTAAATGGTAATGAGATACatatatctatgtatatatgtattctatTTTTGGATGTCGACATTAGGCTTACCAAACAGGCCCTACATTCATTTACTCCaataaaagaggaaagaaaactGTTCACACAATTGATTGGTTAGCATCCATACGTCAACACATTAATTAGTTGTAGCccatgaaatgaaatgatgaaTTCTTTAGcttctcttttaaattgtattttattttttattttcatacttGCTCTTCAAGCAACAatcacaataaaattaaattatgaaagaaaacaaaagaagagaaagggaggAGTCAGGGTGCATGATGATGCAAGTTGGAACAAATCATCAAAAATGAAACATACCCCACCCCCGTAAATTTGGCCCACTAGCTATAGACCTTAACTTTCTAATTTTGGAACCTTGACTGCAGAAAGAGAAGACATCAGGCATGCCTACACCCATAAATCTGTGACCATTTTCTAGAGGAAGATTAGGCGAAATTCTTgcaaattttaacttttgaaattgtAGGAACATTGAATCTATATATAGTTGCTAGACTTTTTTAAGTTTTGGGTCATTGagacatatatatgtttgtatatgaGGAGGACAGATAAAGagaacataaattattttttacaaatacaaaattaaagcaATATCTACGCAAGATTAATTAATCTATTATTGTTGAAGTATGTcttgatttttgtatttgagtttgttattaaaatttgaccccccgactaaaataatttagaagaaaatcaaaatgtgaatttttcTGGAGAGCAGTGATGGGCTCCAAGCTTTGGTTGTGATATGGAGAAGCCTTAAATGGGTAGgtatgtaatatttttattaaataattttttttttaaattgagtgTGTTGGAATTTATGGACCAATGAGATATGATGGATTGACACCAATtgtattgttttgattttttacagCAAAAGTGTTAGTTTTTACGATGAACATATATTATGTGTTATGATTGAACTGcataaattttgtatttgttaattattttttactctttCGGATGGTTAATTTTTCACAACAATTATATTTAAGTATAAGGAACAACttttgttttataattaattcatttttattagtCAAATCTTAACAGAGGATTGgaaaaagagaataaagaaacaaaatgaaCTATTTGATGGGGCATCAAAGTAACTTTATAATGGAAGGGCCAATGGAAAGTGAGTGCTTCACAACACAACGTAGGCCAGCTCCCAGCTAGGAGGCAACTGTCTGTGCAGTGCAGTCTAGGGGAAGTTGCAGTGAAAAGCTGGGACTCCTATCACTTAAAGGCAAAGGGATGGAGTGATTCATATCCATCACTTTGTAACTTTGGGATTTTATGAGtttgggttttatttatttatttatttttatgatttagaGATTTAGGTTTCTTTCGTCTAGTTTTGAAAGAGATCGATCTTTCCCCttgatttaatctccaaaaatTCGAATGTATAAGTTTATATACTTTCAACCAGACACATGATCAGTTTTTAATAAATGAGGCATTTCTACCTCCACTAGAAGTTAATCTCCGTTATATCTAACAAAACTTGGGAACTTTATCACTTGCATCAAACCGTCAAATTTTAACACTTAAAAAAGGGAAAGGGTTGGAGTGATTCATATCCACCACTTTGTAAGTTTGGGATTTTATAAGTTTgggttttaattt from Diospyros lotus cultivar Yz01 chromosome 8, ASM1463336v1, whole genome shotgun sequence carries:
- the LOC127808135 gene encoding FCS-Like Zinc finger 6; its protein translation is MLLGKRPRPPMKRTTSMTEFTLDLSIGEPSDPLKGLAGAGGSSGARSDHSFLATSTASQNHRRNSTDFIDTAHFLRACSLCKRRLISGRDIYMYRGDSAFCSLECRQQQMAQDERKERSFLASKMKEALPAGAAARSDVVSAKGGAAAAV